GGCGCGGCTCCCGTCAGAAAGAGCTCGAACAGGCGCACCGTCGCCTCCACGTCGGTGGGGTCGACCGCCTCGAAGGGGGAGTGCGAGTAGCGGATGGGGGGTGCCACCAGCAGCGCCTCCATCCCCTGCCGCACCAGGTGCGCCCCGTCGGACGAGTAGTGGAAGAGCACCATCTCCTGGATGGGGATCCCGTTGCGCCCGGCCACCTCGCGCATGGCGTTGATCAGGCGCCGCGAGTAGTGGACGGAGGAGTCGCGGTGCACCAGTGTCGGGCCGCCGCCCAGCCGCACGGGGATGTGCTCGCCGGAGGTGGTGGGGATGTCGCCCGCCAGCCCGTTGTCGATCACGAAGCCGATGTCGAAGGCGCGCCCGTCGCGCGCCAGCGACGACGCGCCCACCATCCCGATCTCCTCCTGCACCGTGAGCGCGAGCGTCACGTCGAAGCGCGGCGCCTGCACGGACAGCCGGCGCGCCAGCTCCACCAGCACCGCCACGCCCAGCCGGTCGTCCATCGCCTTGCCCACGAGGAGCCTGCCGAGCTTGCGCGGCGGCGAGTCCCACACCATCCGCGTGCCGATGTGGATGCCGCGCTCCCCGCACTCCCGGGCGGAGAGCCCCACGTCCACGAACAGGTCGTCCCACCCCAGCCGGACGCGGTCCTTTTGCTCCGGCGTCATGGCGTGGCCGGTGGTGGTCGCCACCACGCCGGGGAGCTCGCCGCCGTCGGCCAGCACCCGCACCGGCGCGCCCAGGAAGTAGGGGAAGGAGAAGACGTCGCGCTCGCCCGGAAGGACGCGCAGGAAGCCGTCCGGGGTGATGGAGCGCACGATCAGCGACAGCTCGTCCGCGTGCGCCGCCAGCAGCACGCGCGGGCCGGGGCCCGGGATGTGGAGGAAGAGGTTCCCCACCGCCGACTGCGTCACCTCGCCGAGCGCGCGCCACTCACGCGCCACCCACTCCAGCACGGCGTCCTCCTGGCCGGTGGGGCCGGGGAGGAGGGAGAGGGTGCGGATCAGCTCCTCCATCCCCTCCGCGCGCGTGCGCGGAGGTGCGGGGTGCGGCGCGGCGGCCGCGGCGTACGAGGGTTCCTGGGGCGCGTCCAGCCCGCCGAAGTCATTGCTCATTCAGTTCTCTCCCATTGTCCCCGCCCTGCGCCATGTACCGCCGCGACAGCTCCACGTAGTGCGCCGCGCTGGTGGTGACCCAGCGGAGCGACTCTCCCTCCAGCTCCTTCTTGACCGTGGCAGGCGCGCCGGCGGCCAGGTGGCGCGCCGGGATCTCCGCGCCGCTCCCCACCACCGCACCGGCCGCGATCAGCGCCGCCTCGCCCACGAGGGCGCGCTGCAGGACGACGGCGTTCATGCCGATCAGCGCCCCGTCGCCCACCGTGCAGCTTTCCAGAATCGCGCCGTGGCCCACCGTGACGTCCGCGCCGATGAGGGTGGCGCCCTGGCGGCTCACGTGCACCACGCAGTTGTCCTGGATGCTGGTGCGCGCCCCCACGCGGATCTCGTGCTCCGGCTCGTCGCCGCGGATGACGGCGCCGAACCAGATGCTCGCCTCCTCCCCGATCGTCACGTTGCCGATCACCGTTGCGGTAGGCGCCACGAAGGCGCTCGGGTGGATGCGCGGGTGGATACCCGCGAATGATAAAATCGTCGCCATCAATCGCTCCCCAGGACCTCCGCCATCCGCGCGGCGTCCACGTTGCTCCCGCTCAGGATCACCGCCACCGGCCCCGCGAGATTGCGGATGGCGCCCTCCAGCAGCGCCGCCACCGCCACCGCGGCCGATCCCTCGGCCACCACCCCCTCCTCCACGAAGAGCCAGCGCATGGCGCGGCGCACGGCGTCCTCGCTCACCAGCACTACTTCGTCCACCACGCGCCGGGCGACCTCCAGGCTGCGCGCGTCCGTTTCGCCGGAGAGCCCTTCACACAACGTCGCACCCTGCGGCGGGCAACACAGCGACCCGGCGGCCAGTGAGGCGTGCATCGCCCCGGTCTCGTGCGTCTGCACCCCCACCACGCGCGCGCCGGGCGCCAGGGC
Above is a window of Longimicrobium sp. DNA encoding:
- a CDS encoding M20/M25/M40 family metallo-hydrolase, whose translation is MSNDFGGLDAPQEPSYAAAAAPHPAPPRTRAEGMEELIRTLSLLPGPTGQEDAVLEWVAREWRALGEVTQSAVGNLFLHIPGPGPRVLLAAHADELSLIVRSITPDGFLRVLPGERDVFSFPYFLGAPVRVLADGGELPGVVATTTGHAMTPEQKDRVRLGWDDLFVDVGLSARECGERGIHIGTRMVWDSPPRKLGRLLVGKAMDDRLGVAVLVELARRLSVQAPRFDVTLALTVQEEIGMVGASSLARDGRAFDIGFVIDNGLAGDIPTTSGEHIPVRLGGGPTLVHRDSSVHYSRRLINAMREVAGRNGIPIQEMVLFHYSSDGAHLVRQGMEALLVAPPIRYSHSPFEAVDPTDVEATVRLFELFLTGAAPG
- a CDS encoding gamma carbonic anhydrase family protein produces the protein MATILSFAGIHPRIHPSAFVAPTATVIGNVTIGEEASIWFGAVIRGDEPEHEIRVGARTSIQDNCVVHVSRQGATLIGADVTVGHGAILESCTVGDGALIGMNAVVLQRALVGEAALIAAGAVVGSGAEIPARHLAAGAPATVKKELEGESLRWVTTSAAHYVELSRRYMAQGGDNGRELNEQ